The Flavobacteriales bacterium genome contains the following window.
GCATGAATAGTTTCAATATGACCTTTTTCAATTCCTAACTCATTCTCTAGAACATTTAGGACCGGAACGATCGCATTGGTTGTACAAGACGCTGCAGAAAAGATTGTTTCGGAATCAATATCAAACATCCCTTGGTTTATACCAAAAACAATGTTGGGAATGTCTCCTTTTCCTGGTGCGGTTAGAAGTACTTTGGAAATGCCATTTGCTTTCAGATGATTTCCTAGGCCTTCTCTGTCTCTGAATGCTCCCGTATTGTCTATTAATAGAGCATTATCAATTCCAAATGAAGTGTAATCAATTTCATCTGGTTTGCCAACAATCATATGTACTCTATGACCATTTATAATTAGACAATTGTTTTCGACATCTTCTGTAACAGTACCAGTAAATCGGCCATGTACAGAGTCCGTTCTTAATAGACTGGCCCTTTTGTAGATATCTTCGGCACTACTTGATCGAGTAACAATTGCTCTTAATCTTAATTGCTCACCTTTTCCTGCCTGAAGTATTAATTCTCTAGCTAATAGCCTTCCAATTCTTCCAAAACCAAATAGAACTACATCTCTTGGCTCTAGTTTTCTTTTTTCAATACCTATGTGGCTTTCGAGTTTCTTGTTTAAGAATTTAGCTAAGTCTTCGTTATAATCGGCTCTCTCTGCAGCCCACTCTAACGATAATTTACCTACATCTATTTTTGATGGGGCTAGGTCTAATTCTGCAATTCCTTTTGCAACTTCGGCGGTAGTAAATATGCTTCCTTCTTTTTTTAATTCTTTCGTAGCATAGTCATGAAGATTTAGAATGAAACTGATTTTTTGATCAACCAATGGGCGCATAAACATAACCAACTCAACTGATTTGTCATACCAAAGATCGCTTACCATACTACTTACCTCGGCAGCTTTTTTTTCTCTCTCAATCCAATATTGTAATTCTTTCTCGTAAATTCCTTTAACCTTCTCGTTTGCTACTTCCGGTGGCATATTTCAATTAATTTGAATTGTTAGTATTACTGTAAAGACGCTTACATTTTCTATTGAAATTAGCGTATCGTAAAAGTATTGAACTTGCTTTGGTCAATCAAGGAATATGTGAATTATTGAAGAATTTAGTTAACACGTTTTCAGCATTATATTCCTATGCCATAATAAGCGGTTCTCCCGTTCGAATATACACCTTGAAGTAAAACGCCACTTCCTTTTTGTTTAGCTTTCAAAAGTTGAACTAAGTGTTGCGAATTCTTAATTGCCAGTCTTTCAACGTGAGTGATTATAAATCCTGGTTGGATTTTAGCGTCTTTAAATGCACCATCCTCAAGTCTAATTATTTTAACTCCTTGTTTAATACCAAGTTTAGATTTTTCCATATTCGAGGCTTCTTTGAAAAACGCTCCAAATATATTTTCGCCTTCCAGATCTATCTTTTTAAGCATAGCCGTACTGCCATCAATATTTCGTAGCACTACATCCATGACTTTTATTTCACCATCCCGATTCACAGTAACTCGGATTTTATCATTTGGTCGATACTTACTAAGCTCTTCTTGAAGCTCTGCTGTTTTCTTAATAATAGCAGAGTTTATTTTAATTATTACATCTCCTGTTTTAATACCTGCTGCCGCAGCTGCTGCACCATCAATAACCTGTTTTATATAAACTCCTGTGGATGTTTTTAATTTTAGCTTTTCTATAAGAGCCGCATCAACGGATTGGATGGATACGCCAATTAGACCACGTTGAACTACACCGAAATCTTTTATATCGTTATATACTTTTTCTACTATAGTGACAGGAATCGCAAATGAATAACCTGCATAAGATCCTGTTTTAGATAGGATGGCAGTGTTAATTCCGACAAGCTTTCCTTCAAGATTTACAAGTGCACCACCACTGTTACCGGGGTTAACAGCTGCATCTGTTTGGATAAATGATTCGATAGCATAAGTTGATTCTATAATGTTAATATCTCTTGCTTTCGCACTTACTATTCCTGCAGTAACTGTTGATGTGAGGTTAAAAGGATTTCCTACAGCAAGTATCCATTCTCCAACATCAAGATCGTCGTAATTACCAAACTCAAGAAATGGTAAATTGGTTGCATCAATTTTTAAAAGGGCCAAGTCGGCAGGAGGGTAGGTCCCCACTATTTTTGCAGTATATAGTTTGTTGTCATTCATCGAGATACTTATCTCATCAGCATTCCCGATAACATGATTATTCGTTATTATATATCCATTAGGTGACACTATCACACCTGAGCCACTTCCCGCTTGAATTGGATTTTCCCGAAGTGGACTTTCTGTTTCCCCGAAGAACTGCCAAAAAGGGTTTTTGTATTCATCTGGAATTATTTTTCTATAAGATTTAATGTGTACCACAGCAGGAGTCGATATTTTTGCTGCGTAAGTAAAATCGCTAAGTCCGCTTTTAGCACTGGGTTGAGAAACGAGTTGGTAGTTGGGTGTAACTGATTCTATTATTACAGGATTATAAGACTTGCTTTCGATGAAAAGGGATATTGAAAGGGCAGAAATGCCGCCAATAAATGCAATGCTTAGTGTATACAATACTTTTTTCATAGACTTGTTTTACTTTTAATTGAAATTGTCAATAATGATGCCATGAGAATTTACATCTTATTGAAACAAATAACTAACTAAAAAACCAGCATCAAAGTATATGAATATCCATTTTATCGCAGTAGGAGGAAGTGTAATGCATAATCTCGCCATAGCCCTTCATAAAAAAGGAATGAAAGTTACAGGTTCAGATGATGCTTTTCATGAGCCATCAAAAGGTCGATTGGATTCATATGGCTTGCTTCCTAAACAAGATGGATGGGATGAAAATAGAGTACATACAGGTCTTGATGGTGTAGTTCTGGGTATGCATGCAAGAAAAAACAATCCAGAATTGCTTAAAGCGCAAGAACTGGGTATTAAGATTTATTCGTTTCCAGAATATATCTATGAGCAATCGAAGAATAAAAAGCGCGTAGTAATAGGAGGGAGCCATGGAAAAACAAGCATCACCGCGATGATAATGCATGTTCTGATGGACGTAGGAATGGACTTTGATTATATGGTTGGAGCCCAGCTAGCCGGATTTGAAACAATGGTACGTTTGACTAAAGATGCTCCCGTTGTAATTTTAGAAGGGGACGAGTATTTATCTTCACCGTTGGACTTAACACCTAAGTTTCATCGGTACCTACCGAATATTGCGGTTTTGTCTGGTATTGCATGGGATCACATTAACGTATTCCCAACTTTTGAAGGGTATGTTGACCAGTTCGACATTTTTATAAAAAGTATTGGGAA
Protein-coding sequences here:
- a CDS encoding glyceraldehyde-3-phosphate dehydrogenase, which encodes MPPEVANEKVKGIYEKELQYWIEREKKAAEVSSMVSDLWYDKSVELVMFMRPLVDQKISFILNLHDYATKELKKEGSIFTTAEVAKGIAELDLAPSKIDVGKLSLEWAAERADYNEDLAKFLNKKLESHIGIEKRKLEPRDVVLFGFGRIGRLLARELILQAGKGEQLRLRAIVTRSSSAEDIYKRASLLRTDSVHGRFTGTVTEDVENNCLIINGHRVHMIVGKPDEIDYTSFGIDNALLIDNTGAFRDREGLGNHLKANGISKVLLTAPGKGDIPNIVFGINQGMFDIDSETIFSAASCTTNAIVPVLNVLENELGIEKGHIETIHAFTNDQNLLDNYHKKYRRGRSAPLNMVITETGAGKAVVKAIPSLEGKLTANAVRVPTPNASLAILSLTVKKDTSVDDLNDIMRNAAMYGDSIEQIKYSASHELVSADIVGNNCPSVYDSRATIVSNDKKDIVLYVWYDNEYGYSRQVMHLSKYIAKVRRLTYY
- a CDS encoding trypsin-like peptidase domain-containing protein, which produces MKKVLYTLSIAFIGGISALSISLFIESKSYNPVIIESVTPNYQLVSQPSAKSGLSDFTYAAKISTPAVVHIKSYRKIIPDEYKNPFWQFFGETESPLRENPIQAGSGSGVIVSPNGYIITNNHVIGNADEISISMNDNKLYTAKIVGTYPPADLALLKIDATNLPFLEFGNYDDLDVGEWILAVGNPFNLTSTVTAGIVSAKARDINIIESTYAIESFIQTDAAVNPGNSGGALVNLEGKLVGINTAILSKTGSYAGYSFAIPVTIVEKVYNDIKDFGVVQRGLIGVSIQSVDAALIEKLKLKTSTGVYIKQVIDGAAAAAAGIKTGDVIIKINSAIIKKTAELQEELSKYRPNDKIRVTVNRDGEIKVMDVVLRNIDGSTAMLKKIDLEGENIFGAFFKEASNMEKSKLGIKQGVKIIRLEDGAFKDAKIQPGFIITHVERLAIKNSQHLVQLLKAKQKGSGVLLQGVYSNGRTAYYGIGI